A part of Nitrospira sp. genomic DNA contains:
- a CDS encoding pentapeptide repeat-containing protein, giving the protein MITRNHKIVFGVLISLVLIQAIALITDLWPRSRTELLRGHPFRLVCDGQYRGGAKLSEREIKQVLEKHSQWLQTYSTKALRMTKEAYQDNRKANLCGADLSTSPAGIFKGAVLTGADLTWSDFSRVNLTGANLEEADLHESIFDDAKLQGAKINGNLFGTNFHKANLEFADLRHTSLLGGDLSDAKLQASKTSDTVFIDVNFTTADLRGIDLERSILTRVKFFRAEFEPRNVSESLIMGSEGLSTIVFLNPKNLVKLRNLAKESGLRNEQKALTAALRKFAMANDTPYEQFLQTYILGGWITDYGANPMGSIVLLLMLVPIWSVFYYLCLLQSFLPSDLWKVWPTECLDDIANRRSSITEGLGEDGGQYFWVFCWSFYFSLLSAFRIGWRDFNFGSWISRLQFDNYELRAKGLIRTFSGIQSILSVYLFALWLLTYFGTPFE; this is encoded by the coding sequence ATGATCACACGTAACCACAAGATAGTTTTTGGAGTCCTTATCAGCCTAGTTTTAATTCAGGCTATCGCATTGATTACCGACTTGTGGCCAAGATCAAGAACTGAGCTATTGAGGGGGCACCCCTTTCGTCTAGTATGCGATGGTCAATATAGGGGTGGTGCTAAACTTTCCGAGAGAGAAATCAAGCAGGTCCTTGAAAAGCACTCACAGTGGCTTCAAACCTACTCGACCAAAGCATTAAGAATGACTAAAGAGGCCTACCAAGACAACAGAAAGGCAAATTTGTGTGGTGCTGACCTATCGACCTCGCCAGCAGGAATATTCAAAGGCGCTGTTCTCACAGGTGCCGATTTGACCTGGTCGGATTTTTCCAGAGTCAATCTGACTGGCGCCAACTTAGAGGAAGCTGACCTTCACGAATCCATTTTCGACGACGCGAAGCTACAGGGGGCGAAGATTAATGGTAATTTATTTGGCACTAATTTTCACAAGGCCAACCTGGAATTTGCGGATTTGAGACATACGAGCCTGCTAGGTGGAGACTTAAGTGACGCAAAGTTACAAGCATCCAAGACCTCGGATACCGTCTTTATTGACGTGAACTTTACAACAGCAGATCTAAGAGGTATCGACCTCGAAAGATCAATATTGACAAGAGTCAAATTCTTTCGCGCCGAATTCGAGCCCAGGAATGTTAGTGAATCTCTGATAATGGGTTCAGAAGGTCTATCCACTATAGTTTTCTTAAACCCTAAAAACCTGGTGAAACTACGAAACCTAGCGAAGGAGTCTGGACTGCGCAACGAACAGAAAGCATTAACGGCAGCGTTGAGAAAGTTCGCAATGGCGAATGACACACCCTATGAGCAATTTCTTCAAACATATATTTTGGGAGGCTGGATAACAGATTATGGGGCAAATCCCATGGGTAGCATCGTTCTATTGTTAATGCTAGTTCCAATTTGGAGCGTCTTCTATTACCTGTGTCTCCTGCAGAGTTTTCTTCCAAGCGACTTATGGAAAGTATGGCCTACTGAATGCCTTGATGACATTGCCAATAGGCGATCAAGTATAACAGAAGGCTTGGGAGAGGATGGCGGACAATACTTTTGGGTTTTTTGTTGGAGCTTTTATTTTAGTTTGTTGTCTGCATTCCGTATCGGGTGGCGAGACTTTAATTTCGGCTCATGGATTTCCAGATTGCAATTTGACAACTACGAGTTACGGGCAAAGGGGCTGATCCGCACTTTTTCAGGAATACAATCCATTCTTAGCGTTTATCTGTTTGCACTCTGGCTCCTGACGTATTTTGGAACTCCGTTTGAGTGA